The sequence below is a genomic window from Acaryochloris thomasi RCC1774.
AGATTGCACTCGCCCCTCCGGCCCCACAATTCTGGGAGGAGACAGCCTAAATCTTGGAGCTAACTTTCTAGGCTGGGGAACGAACATCGTTCACAGCAAGCTCTCTTTAGGCAGTTAGCTTTGGCTTGGCTAGATCTGGTGCAACAGCAGCGGGCGTTTGCGGTGATTCGTGCGCCTGAATTATCCTTAGGGCTGCAGATGGCGAGGGCTGTCGCAGCTTCGGGGTTAGAGCTGATCGAAATTGCCTGGAATAGTGATCAGGCTCCAGTGTTAATTGAGACCCTACGAAAAGAACTACCCCACTGTCAGATTGGGGTGGGGACAATTATGGATCGGGCTGGGTTGAGGGATGCGATCGCATCCGGTATTCAATTCTGTTTTAGCCCTCACACGAACCCTGACCTAATCGCGATGGCGCGATCACACAATATCCCAATGATTTCAGGGGCGCTAACGCCGACCGAGATTGTCACGGCGTGGCAGGCGGGGGCCACCTGCGTGAAGGTATTCCCTGTACAGTCGGTGGGGGGCTGCAATTATATACACAGTATACAAGGACCGTTGGGTCAGATTCCGCTAATCCCTACGGGGGGCGTGACGTTGGAGAATGCGATGGGTTTTATTGAAGCGGGTGCGATCGCGGTGGG
It includes:
- a CDS encoding bifunctional 4-hydroxy-2-oxoglutarate aldolase/2-dehydro-3-deoxy-phosphogluconate aldolase yields the protein MAWLDLVQQQRAFAVIRAPELSLGLQMARAVAASGLELIEIAWNSDQAPVLIETLRKELPHCQIGVGTIMDRAGLRDAIASGIQFCFSPHTNPDLIAMARSHNIPMISGALTPTEIVTAWQAGATCVKVFPVQSVGGCNYIHSIQGPLGQIPLIPTGGVTLENAMGFIEAGAIAVGLSSSLFPQLSIQNQDWDDITQRCTMLKIRLQHCENSP